Proteins encoded in a region of the Flavobacteriaceae bacterium HL-DH10 genome:
- a CDS encoding SDR family oxidoreductase, which yields MAKVVLITGGSSGIGKSIGEFLCKKGFKVYGTSRNPDHYPDSKFPILALDVKHNDTILQTVNTIINTEGQLDVVINNAGAGITGPIEEVPDEEIKANFETNFFGPIKVIKAVLPQMRKQQSGLIINITSIAGYMGLPYRGIYSASKGALELLTEAFRMEIKGFNIKMTNVAPGDFATNIAAGRYHAPLLDDSPYKKPYGDTLDLMNTHVDNGSDPNLMAKEVFKIINTKNPKVHYKVGEFMQKFSIVLKRILPDTVYEKLLMNHYKI from the coding sequence ATGGCTAAAGTTGTTTTAATAACAGGAGGTTCTTCTGGCATAGGTAAATCTATAGGAGAGTTTTTATGTAAAAAAGGGTTTAAAGTTTATGGAACGAGTAGAAATCCAGATCATTATCCAGACAGCAAATTTCCTATTTTAGCTTTAGATGTGAAGCATAATGATACTATTTTACAAACCGTAAATACTATCATTAATACCGAAGGACAATTAGATGTTGTAATAAATAATGCAGGAGCGGGTATTACAGGCCCAATTGAAGAAGTTCCTGATGAAGAAATTAAAGCCAATTTTGAGACTAATTTTTTCGGCCCCATAAAAGTTATTAAAGCTGTTTTGCCACAAATGCGTAAGCAACAATCGGGTTTAATAATAAATATTACATCTATTGCTGGTTATATGGGCTTGCCTTATAGAGGTATTTATAGTGCTAGTAAAGGTGCTTTAGAACTTTTAACCGAAGCTTTTAGAATGGAAATTAAAGGCTTTAATATTAAAATGACAAATGTAGCTCCTGGTGATTTTGCTACTAATATTGCTGCTGGTAGATATCATGCCCCACTTTTGGATGATTCTCCTTATAAAAAACCTTATGGTGATACTTTAGATCTTATGAATACACATGTTGATAATGGTAGTGATCCAAATTTAATGGCAAAAGAAGTGTTTAAAATTATAAATACTAAAAACCCTAAAGTACATTACAAGGTAGGGGAGTTTATGCAGAAATTTTCTATTGTTTTAAAACGAATTTTGCCAGATACAGTTTATGAAAAACTGTTGATGAATCATTATAAAATCTAG
- the pheT gene encoding phenylalanine--tRNA ligase subunit beta translates to MKISYNWIKQFLKTDWTPEQTSELLTDLGLEVEGIEAYQSVKGGLEGVVVGEVLTCVKHPNADKLKVTTVNIGLETPIQIVCGAPNVAAGQKVPVATIGTTLYTEEGEAWTIKKGKIRGEESHGMICAEDELGLGKSHDGILVLDDALKVGTLAADIFDIENDQVFEIGLTPNRADAMSHFGTARDLKAGLVQKDINLELITPSVSAFHVDSRILKIDVDVKDKDLAPRYCGVTISGLKVKESPAWLQHRLKAIGLSPINNIVDATNYVLHDLGQPLHAFDAVKISGNKIEVKTLEAGTKFVTLDGVERELHEDDLMICDEDKPMCIAGVFGGINSGVTETTTSIFLESAYFNPVSIRKTAKRHALNTDASFRFERGIDPNITGYALKRAALLIQELAGGEITSDIIDFYPNKIKDFEVRLSFENAEKLIGEEIPKETIKQILSSLDIKVNNVTETGLGLTVPAFRNDVNREADVIEEILRVYGYNNIKTTEKLNASISSTSRFEDYKIQNVIGNQLASQGFFEILSNSLTTPNYAALSEQLKEEHNISMLNPLSNDLSVLRQSVLFSGLEALSFNINRKRADLKLFEFGKTYHGYNDKREEYKHLGLFVTGNQSQENWLSPSKKSDFFYLKGTITTILERLGVSRFNEAPTGNDLFSEGLSFNQGKTKLVDFGIIKNSILKHFDISQEVLFADFNWDAILEIIKRNKITFKTIAKYPAVKRDFALLLDDNVSFESIYKLAKQSEKQLLKSVNLFDVYQGKNLPQGKKSYAVSFTLQDENKTLNDKQIDKIMSKLQSSFETQLGAELR, encoded by the coding sequence ATGAAGATTTCATACAATTGGATAAAACAATTCTTAAAAACAGATTGGACTCCAGAACAAACTAGCGAATTACTTACTGATTTAGGACTAGAAGTTGAAGGTATTGAAGCCTATCAATCTGTAAAAGGCGGATTAGAAGGTGTAGTTGTTGGCGAAGTTCTAACCTGTGTAAAACATCCAAACGCAGATAAACTTAAAGTAACGACTGTAAATATTGGTTTAGAAACTCCTATACAAATTGTTTGTGGTGCGCCAAATGTTGCGGCAGGACAAAAAGTACCTGTTGCTACTATAGGAACTACATTATATACTGAAGAAGGGGAAGCGTGGACTATTAAAAAAGGTAAAATTAGAGGCGAAGAAAGCCATGGTATGATTTGCGCCGAAGATGAATTAGGCTTAGGAAAATCTCATGATGGTATTTTAGTTTTAGATGATGCGCTAAAAGTAGGCACACTAGCTGCCGATATTTTTGATATTGAAAACGACCAGGTTTTTGAAATTGGATTAACACCAAATAGAGCCGATGCTATGAGCCACTTTGGAACAGCACGCGATTTAAAAGCTGGTTTGGTACAAAAAGATATTAATTTAGAATTAATTACGCCATCGGTAAGTGCGTTTCATGTAGATAGCCGCATTCTAAAAATTGACGTTGATGTAAAAGATAAAGATTTAGCTCCACGTTATTGTGGGGTTACTATTTCTGGTTTAAAAGTAAAAGAATCTCCAGCTTGGTTACAACACCGATTAAAAGCAATTGGTTTAAGTCCTATAAACAATATAGTTGATGCTACAAATTATGTATTACACGATTTAGGTCAGCCATTACATGCATTTGATGCTGTTAAAATTTCTGGAAATAAAATTGAAGTTAAAACGCTAGAGGCTGGTACTAAATTTGTGACTTTAGATGGTGTTGAACGCGAATTACATGAAGATGATTTAATGATTTGTGATGAGGATAAGCCCATGTGTATTGCCGGTGTTTTTGGAGGCATTAATTCTGGAGTTACAGAAACTACAACAAGTATCTTTTTAGAAAGTGCTTATTTTAATCCTGTTAGCATTCGTAAAACAGCTAAACGTCACGCGTTAAACACCGATGCATCTTTTAGATTTGAACGTGGTATTGACCCTAATATTACTGGATATGCATTAAAACGAGCTGCTTTATTAATTCAAGAACTTGCAGGAGGAGAAATTACAAGTGATATTATTGATTTTTATCCTAATAAAATTAAAGACTTTGAAGTTCGTTTAAGTTTTGAAAATGCAGAAAAACTAATAGGGGAAGAAATTCCTAAAGAAACTATTAAACAAATTTTATCTTCATTAGATATAAAAGTAAACAATGTTACAGAAACAGGATTAGGCTTAACGGTTCCTGCTTTTCGTAATGATGTAAATAGAGAAGCCGATGTTATTGAAGAGATTTTACGTGTTTATGGATATAATAATATAAAAACCACCGAAAAATTAAATGCATCTATTTCTTCAACCTCTCGCTTTGAAGATTATAAAATTCAGAATGTTATTGGTAATCAATTAGCTTCACAAGGCTTTTTTGAAATTCTTTCAAATTCATTAACAACGCCTAATTACGCTGCATTAAGTGAGCAATTAAAAGAAGAACATAATATTTCAATGCTTAACCCTTTAAGTAATGATTTATCTGTTTTAAGACAGTCCGTACTATTTTCAGGATTGGAAGCGTTGTCTTTTAACATTAACCGAAAACGAGCAGATTTAAAGTTATTTGAATTCGGAAAAACCTATCATGGGTATAATGATAAGCGTGAAGAATACAAACATTTAGGACTATTTGTTACAGGAAATCAATCGCAAGAAAATTGGTTATCACCATCTAAAAAAAGTGATTTCTTTTATCTAAAAGGAACTATTACTACTATTTTAGAACGTTTGGGTGTGTCTCGATTTAATGAAGCCCCAACAGGAAATGATTTGTTTAGCGAAGGTTTAAGTTTTAACCAAGGAAAAACAAAGTTGGTTGACTTTGGTATAATTAAGAACTCTATTTTAAAACATTTTGATATTTCACAAGAAGTATTATTTGCAGATTTTAATTGGGATGCCATTTTAGAAATTATTAAAAGAAATAAAATCACATTCAAAACCATTGCAAAATATCCAGCTGTTAAAAGAGATTTTGCTTTATTATTAGATGATAATGTTTCCTTTGAATCTATATATAAATTAGCAAAACAAAGCGAAAAACAATTACTTAAAAGTGTTAATTTATTTGATGTTTATCAAGGTAAAAACTTACCTCAAGGTAAAAAGAGTTATGCCGTTAGTTTTACGCTTCAAGATGAAAACAAAACGCTTAACGACAAGCAGATAGACAAAATAATGTCTAAATTACAATCTAGTTTTGAAACTCAATTGGGAGCAGAGTTAAGATAA
- a CDS encoding ABC-F family ATP-binding cassette domain-containing protein, which translates to MLSVSNLSVQFGKRILFDEVNTTFNNGNCYGIIGANGSGKSTFLKIISGKQDPTSGHVSLESGKRMSVLEQNHNLYDEHTVLETILMGNKPLFEIKTQIDALYADYSDENADKIGELQVRFEEMDGWNADSNAAAMLSNLGIKEEFHYTLMADLDGKQKVRVLLAQALFGNPDVLIMDEPTNDLDYETISWLENFLANYDNCVIVVSHDRHFLDAVCTHISDIDFGKINHFSGNYTFWYESSQLAARQHAQQNKKAEEKKKELEEFIRRFSANVAKSKQATSRKKMIDKLNIADIRRTSRRYPAIIFERDREAGDQILNIEGLSASIDGELLFKDIDLNLVKGDKVVVFSRDSRATTAFYQILNDKEKADSGKFAWGVTTTQSYLPLDNSEFFNNDLTLIDWLRQWAQTEEEREEVNIRGFLGKMIFSGEEAFKKSSVLSGGEKVRCMLSRMMMTRANVLQLDEPTNHLDLESITAFNNSLKNFKGTILFTTHDHEFAQTVGNRVVELTPNGVIDRYTTFDEYMQDKKIKELRDKMYTI; encoded by the coding sequence ATGTTATCAGTATCAAACCTTTCTGTTCAATTCGGAAAACGCATTCTTTTTGATGAAGTAAATACCACATTTAATAATGGCAATTGCTACGGTATTATTGGTGCTAACGGATCTGGTAAATCCACATTCTTAAAGATTATTTCAGGAAAACAAGACCCTACTTCAGGACATGTATCCTTAGAATCGGGCAAGCGTATGTCGGTATTAGAACAAAATCATAACTTATATGATGAACATACCGTTTTAGAAACTATTTTAATGGGGAACAAACCCTTATTTGAAATTAAGACTCAAATAGATGCCCTTTATGCTGATTACTCTGATGAAAATGCTGATAAAATAGGAGAGCTTCAAGTGCGCTTTGAGGAGATGGATGGTTGGAATGCAGATAGTAATGCTGCTGCCATGTTATCAAACTTAGGTATAAAAGAAGAGTTTCATTATACATTGATGGCCGATTTAGACGGGAAACAAAAAGTACGTGTGCTATTAGCACAAGCTTTATTTGGAAATCCAGATGTTTTGATTATGGATGAGCCTACCAATGATTTAGATTATGAAACGATTTCATGGTTAGAAAACTTTTTAGCAAATTATGATAACTGTGTTATTGTTGTATCGCATGACAGACACTTTTTAGATGCCGTTTGTACACATATTTCAGATATTGATTTTGGGAAAATTAATCACTTTTCAGGTAATTATACGTTTTGGTATGAGTCTTCTCAATTAGCAGCTAGACAGCATGCACAACAAAACAAAAAAGCTGAGGAGAAGAAAAAGGAATTAGAAGAGTTTATTCGTCGTTTTTCTGCCAATGTTGCCAAAAGCAAGCAAGCTACAAGTAGAAAAAAGATGATTGATAAACTTAATATCGCAGATATTAGAAGAACAAGTCGTCGTTACCCAGCTATTATTTTCGAACGCGATAGAGAAGCTGGAGATCAAATTCTTAATATTGAAGGCTTAAGTGCTTCAATTGATGGTGAGTTATTATTTAAAGATATTGATTTAAATTTAGTTAAAGGAGATAAAGTGGTTGTTTTTTCTAGAGATTCGAGAGCTACAACAGCATTTTATCAAATTTTAAATGATAAAGAAAAAGCGGATTCTGGTAAGTTTGCTTGGGGTGTAACAACAACACAATCTTATTTACCATTAGATAACAGCGAATTTTTTAATAACGATTTAACGCTTATAGATTGGTTGCGTCAATGGGCGCAAACCGAAGAGGAGCGAGAAGAAGTTAATATTCGTGGCTTTTTAGGAAAAATGATTTTTAGTGGAGAAGAGGCTTTCAAAAAATCATCCGTATTATCTGGAGGAGAAAAAGTACGTTGTATGTTATCTCGAATGATGATGACTAGAGCGAATGTACTTCAGCTAGATGAGCCAACAAACCACTTAGATTTAGAGAGTATTACTGCATTTAATAATTCATTAAAGAATTTTAAAGGCACTATTTTATTCACAACACACGATCATGAGTTTGCACAAACTGTTGGTAATAGAGTAGTAGAATTAACACCAAATGGAGTAATAGATCGCTACACAACATTTGATGAATACATGCAAGACAAAAAAATAAAAGAATTGCGTGACAAAATGTATACTATTTAA
- a CDS encoding type IX secretion system membrane protein PorP/SprF, whose amino-acid sequence MRKSIIYLLFFFIANSYGQELNLPVFTQYLADNNFVVSPTYAGIGDNLKIRANGLTQWVGIKGAPDNQSLYGDFRISNRSGVGFSMYNDRNGNTIQTGFKFSFAHHLVLDYYSKQYLSFGISYNINNFRIDINNFNTTYENPILDPFVTDDRRTSNNNFDVGVLYRNKGFFLSFNVNNLLEKDFDEAIRVSEPNLLLNYQIYSGLTINGPKKSGLEFEPSVYYQMFASDKRSSTDLNFKVRKFNRNEDYVWAGISYRFLNDQLLKPLNIGPMVGFQKNIFYFGYAYQITTNELSAYNSGTHVVTIGLNFLQGISDCPCAQSAVHK is encoded by the coding sequence ATGCGGAAATCAATTATATATCTACTTTTCTTTTTTATAGCTAATAGCTATGGACAAGAGTTGAATTTGCCAGTTTTTACTCAGTATTTGGCAGATAATAATTTTGTAGTATCTCCAACTTATGCAGGTATTGGAGATAATTTAAAAATTAGAGCTAACGGACTTACACAATGGGTAGGTATTAAAGGAGCTCCAGATAATCAATCACTTTATGGCGATTTTAGAATTTCAAATCGCTCAGGAGTAGGATTTTCAATGTATAATGATAGAAATGGTAATACCATTCAAACAGGTTTTAAATTTTCTTTTGCCCATCATCTTGTTTTAGATTATTATTCTAAACAATATTTGTCTTTTGGTATTTCTTATAACATTAATAATTTCAGAATAGATATTAATAATTTTAATACAACTTATGAAAATCCAATTTTAGATCCTTTTGTTACAGACGATAGAAGAACTTCAAATAACAATTTTGATGTGGGTGTATTGTATAGAAATAAAGGATTCTTTTTAAGTTTTAATGTCAATAATCTTTTAGAAAAAGATTTTGATGAGGCTATTAGAGTTTCAGAACCTAACTTACTTTTAAATTATCAAATATATTCAGGTTTAACCATTAACGGACCTAAAAAAAGTGGTTTAGAGTTTGAGCCTTCGGTATATTACCAAATGTTTGCTAGTGATAAGCGTTCTAGTACCGATTTAAATTTTAAAGTACGTAAATTTAATAGAAATGAAGATTATGTTTGGGCTGGAATATCGTATCGTTTTCTTAACGATCAATTGTTGAAACCTTTAAATATAGGACCAATGGTAGGGTTTCAGAAGAATATTTTCTATTTTGGTTATGCCTACCAAATAACAACTAATGAGTTGTCAGCTTATAATTCTGGTACTCATGTTGTGACTATAGGATTAAACTTTTTACAAGGTATTAGCGATTGTCCATGTGCACAAAGTGCTGTACACAAATAA
- a CDS encoding phosphatase PAP2 family protein — protein MRLKNYIVFFIVFGTIFKISAQQNVHKKVKIIDTTSIGKLALYDLTKSIKSVGYSFSRPFHWQKKDLTTLGVIAFSAVSISTIDDEVSALFIKNEPHVPNLFQEVGTRFGSPQVYFISNAALYGIGLFTKNEKLRRTSVLIISSSFTTGLIQSFSKTAIGRARPGGEYKSNNFKFWSNEPKFHSLPSGHTVLSITMAHAIAKQFNNTWSKVGVYTLGSIAPISRLFAGAHWLTDIGVATALSIAVVDGVDKFLFKTKAYDLTKKQKTISWNLTYSGNKIGFIGTF, from the coding sequence TTGAGGCTTAAAAACTATATTGTCTTTTTTATTGTTTTTGGTACTATTTTTAAAATAAGTGCACAACAAAATGTGCATAAAAAAGTCAAAATTATAGATACCACATCTATAGGTAAATTGGCTCTTTATGATTTAACGAAAAGTATTAAAAGTGTTGGCTATTCATTTTCTAGACCATTTCATTGGCAAAAAAAAGATTTAACAACACTAGGAGTTATTGCTTTTTCTGCTGTATCTATATCAACTATTGATGATGAAGTAAGTGCTCTTTTTATTAAAAACGAGCCCCATGTACCTAATTTATTTCAAGAAGTTGGTACGCGATTTGGAAGTCCTCAAGTCTATTTTATTTCAAACGCAGCATTATATGGCATAGGATTATTTACAAAAAACGAAAAATTAAGAAGAACGAGTGTTTTAATCATCTCTTCCTCTTTTACAACTGGATTAATACAAAGTTTCTCCAAAACTGCTATTGGTAGAGCTAGACCTGGAGGGGAATATAAAAGTAATAATTTTAAATTTTGGTCAAATGAACCCAAATTTCACTCATTACCATCGGGGCATACGGTATTATCAATAACGATGGCTCATGCCATCGCTAAGCAATTTAATAATACATGGTCTAAAGTTGGGGTTTATACTTTAGGGTCTATTGCTCCTATCTCTAGGTTATTTGCTGGAGCACACTGGTTAACAGATATTGGTGTCGCAACAGCACTAAGTATTGCTGTTGTAGATGGCGTTGATAAATTTTTGTTTAAAACAAAAGCTTATGATTTAACTAAAAAGCAAAAAACTATTTCTTGGAATTTAACTTATAGCGGAAACAAAATAGGCTTTATAGGTACTTTTTAA
- a CDS encoding MFS transporter, producing MELRTKQRIALSTYFFLSGICFATWASRIPTIKSFFNFNEAELGTILLAMPISSLIGLPISGWLISKFDSRVPLIVAFVFFSISLTLIGLATTPFLLVVAVCFFSFCMRIINISINTQSITLQQKFEKRVVGAFHGLWSTGGLIGVGFSTLMVKMNISIQIHLLIISILVLLIALIAYKYTLRNDKSSSGNKLILGKPDPFILYLGILIFLGAICEGGMFDWSGVYFKEVVNEEVFTYGYLVFMLTMAFSRFFSDRIVNQIGLQKTYILSSVLISVGMLIAILFPYFWSALLGFCLVGFGTAAIFPVTISLAGTSKKYSPGMAVSIITTYAIFGMLLGPPLIGYLAHAFNLQKAFLVFVILGFMFIPVSYSFFKYHSKNN from the coding sequence ATGGAATTAAGAACTAAACAGCGCATAGCACTAAGCACATACTTTTTTTTATCAGGTATTTGTTTTGCTACTTGGGCGTCTCGAATTCCAACAATAAAATCTTTTTTTAATTTTAATGAAGCTGAATTAGGAACCATACTTTTAGCTATGCCAATAAGCTCTCTAATAGGATTGCCTATTTCTGGTTGGTTAATATCAAAATTTGACAGTAGAGTACCATTAATAGTAGCTTTTGTCTTTTTTTCTATATCACTAACCCTAATAGGGTTGGCAACAACTCCTTTTTTACTAGTAGTTGCAGTATGTTTTTTTTCATTTTGTATGCGTATTATAAATATTTCTATAAATACGCAATCTATAACCTTACAGCAAAAGTTTGAAAAACGTGTTGTAGGAGCTTTTCACGGACTTTGGAGTACAGGAGGATTAATAGGAGTAGGGTTTTCTACATTAATGGTAAAAATGAATATTTCTATTCAAATACACTTACTTATTATTTCAATACTAGTATTGTTAATAGCCTTAATAGCATATAAATACACATTAAGGAATGATAAATCATCATCCGGAAATAAATTAATTCTAGGAAAGCCCGATCCGTTTATTTTGTATTTGGGTATTTTAATATTTTTAGGAGCTATATGTGAAGGTGGTATGTTTGATTGGAGTGGAGTATATTTTAAAGAAGTTGTAAACGAAGAGGTCTTTACTTATGGCTATCTTGTGTTTATGCTAACCATGGCATTTTCCAGATTTTTTTCAGATCGAATAGTAAATCAAATAGGTTTACAAAAAACATATATTTTAAGTTCTGTTCTCATTTCGGTAGGCATGTTAATAGCTATTTTATTTCCTTATTTTTGGTCAGCTTTATTAGGGTTTTGTTTGGTTGGATTTGGAACAGCTGCCATTTTTCCTGTAACAATATCTTTAGCAGGAACTTCCAAAAAATATTCACCAGGAATGGCAGTATCTATAATAACTACGTATGCCATTTTCGGAATGTTATTAGGACCACCATTAATAGGGTATTTAGCACATGCTTTTAATTTACAAAAAGCATTTTTAGTTTTTGTAATTCTAGGCTTTATGTTTATTCCTGTGTCTTATTCGTTTTTTAAGTATCATTCGAAGAATAATTAG
- a CDS encoding DUF202 domain-containing protein, which produces MDKNPPLITRDWLAIERTKLANERTFLAYFRTFIVFLGTGITLLKLEFFSEIKSFGIILLAISPVILIIGLLRLFSVKRTIKKHYKL; this is translated from the coding sequence ATGGATAAAAACCCACCATTAATAACTAGAGATTGGTTAGCCATAGAACGAACAAAACTAGCTAACGAAAGAACTTTTTTAGCCTATTTTAGAACGTTTATTGTGTTTTTAGGAACAGGAATAACACTCCTAAAATTAGAGTTTTTTTCTGAAATTAAATCGTTTGGTATCATTTTATTAGCAATTTCTCCTGTAATATTAATTATTGGATTATTACGATTATTTTCAGTAAAGCGAACTATTAAAAAACATTATAAACTATAA
- a CDS encoding DUF2007 domain-containing protein — translation MNDSNYIKIYTGDLIIVQRIVSELEKLNIIPVLKDQTDSGLLAIFGTSNSILKQVYVHKDELDKSTPIIESITSQLKD, via the coding sequence ATGAACGATTCAAATTATATTAAAATTTATACTGGAGACTTAATCATTGTACAGCGTATAGTTTCTGAACTAGAAAAATTGAATATTATTCCTGTGCTTAAAGATCAAACTGACTCTGGTTTGCTAGCTATATTTGGAACATCAAATTCAATTCTTAAACAGGTTTACGTTCATAAAGATGAATTAGATAAATCTACTCCAATTATTGAAAGTATTACTTCGCAATTAAAAGATTAA
- a CDS encoding glutaminyl-peptide cyclotransferase translates to MKIIKYLTIIFLSGLLIACGSNTGQKKNDFSIKTNAIKGDISNNETLKLSIENKKNHKIDSIAYTIEGKRISEHITLKNQKLGKQTIQAIIYFNNEKQTTNTTVTILNNEPPKIYTYKIINEYPHDITSYTQGIEFLNDNLYESTGQYKESKLRHVDYKTGEVLKNIDLADEYFGEGLTILHDKIYQLTWKEGTGFVYDVNSFDKLNSFKYGNSKEGWGLCNNDTTIYKSDGTEKIWLLNPDTLVEESYIQVYTNKGKIIGINEMEWINGTIYANRYQKDGVAIINPKNGAVIGVIDFSPLKKLVTQHAGLDVLNGIAYNSTTKTVFVTGKRWDKLFEVEIIEK, encoded by the coding sequence ATGAAAATTATTAAATACTTAACAATCATATTTTTAAGTGGATTACTTATTGCTTGTGGATCAAATACAGGTCAGAAAAAAAATGATTTTTCTATTAAAACAAATGCAATAAAGGGTGATATTTCTAATAACGAAACCTTAAAACTCTCAATTGAAAACAAAAAAAATCATAAAATTGATTCTATAGCTTATACTATTGAAGGGAAACGAATAAGTGAACACATTACTTTAAAAAATCAAAAATTAGGAAAACAAACCATTCAGGCTATCATTTATTTTAATAATGAAAAACAAACCACAAATACCACGGTTACTATTTTAAATAACGAACCTCCAAAAATTTACACCTATAAAATAATTAATGAATACCCTCACGATATAACATCTTATACCCAGGGTATTGAATTTTTAAATGATAATTTATATGAAAGTACTGGTCAATACAAAGAATCTAAACTTAGACATGTTGATTATAAAACTGGAGAAGTATTAAAAAATATAGATTTAGCTGACGAATACTTTGGTGAAGGGTTAACAATATTACATGATAAAATTTATCAATTAACTTGGAAAGAAGGTACTGGATTTGTTTACGATGTTAATTCTTTTGATAAATTAAACAGTTTTAAATATGGTAATAGTAAAGAAGGCTGGGGACTATGTAACAATGACACTACAATATATAAGAGTGATGGTACCGAAAAAATATGGTTATTAAATCCTGACACTTTAGTTGAAGAATCTTATATCCAAGTATATACAAACAAAGGAAAAATTATAGGGATTAATGAAATGGAATGGATAAATGGAACCATTTACGCAAATCGTTATCAAAAAGATGGTGTTGCTATTATCAATCCTAAAAACGGCGCTGTAATAGGAGTTATAGATTTTTCTCCTTTAAAAAAATTAGTAACACAACATGCAGGTTTAGATGTACTTAACGGTATAGCTTATAATTCAACAACAAAAACAGTTTTTGTAACTGGAAAACGCTGGGATAAATTGTTTGAAGTTGAAATTATTGAGAAGTAA
- a CDS encoding YceI family protein: protein MYKNPKLKLLRLLVLFFFTVSLSQAQQYDLNNKESVLTVLGTSSLHDWHITSENQSGKIVFTNLNTCEIESLNISIIAESLKSGKSSMDKNTYKALKTNKYKANTFQLVKIKEVKYNGNGKFSVKSLGDLTITGVKKQISLDFNMNITSDKISLVGEKKIKMTDFNIDPPKALFGTITTGDDLTIEFSTIFR from the coding sequence ATGTATAAAAACCCAAAATTAAAGTTACTCCGTCTATTAGTGTTATTCTTTTTTACGGTAAGCTTAAGTCAAGCCCAACAATACGATTTAAATAATAAAGAATCGGTTTTAACTGTACTAGGAACATCTAGTTTACATGATTGGCATATTACAAGTGAAAATCAGAGTGGGAAAATAGTCTTTACTAATCTTAATACCTGTGAAATTGAATCCCTTAATATTTCCATAATTGCTGAAAGCCTGAAAAGTGGAAAAAGTTCTATGGATAAAAACACGTACAAAGCGTTAAAAACAAATAAATATAAAGCAAACACCTTTCAACTAGTTAAAATAAAAGAGGTTAAATACAATGGTAATGGGAAGTTTTCTGTAAAATCTTTAGGAGATTTAACAATTACTGGAGTTAAAAAACAAATCTCATTAGATTTTAATATGAACATTACCAGCGATAAAATAAGTCTAGTAGGAGAGAAAAAAATAAAAATGACCGATTTTAATATCGACCCTCCTAAAGCATTGTTTGGTACTATCACAACTGGCGATGATTTAACAATAGAATTTTCAACCATATTTAGATAA